One stretch of Pseudomonas fragi DNA includes these proteins:
- the yidD gene encoding membrane protein insertion efficiency factor YidD, producing the protein MRKLALVPIQFYRYAISPLMASHCRFYPSCSCYALEAIENHGLLRGGWLTFRRLGRCHPWNPGGYDPVPPIPTSRSS; encoded by the coding sequence ATGCGTAAACTGGCACTCGTTCCGATCCAGTTTTATCGCTATGCCATTAGTCCTTTGATGGCCAGCCACTGCCGTTTCTACCCCAGTTGTTCCTGCTACGCGTTGGAAGCCATCGAAAATCATGGCCTTCTGCGCGGCGGCTGGCTGACCTTTCGTCGTTTAGGTCGCTGTCACCCGTGGAATCCCGGTGGTTACGACCCGGTTCCGCCTATCCCTACCTCCCGTTCTTCTTGA